A window of the Tropheryma whipplei str. Twist genome harbors these coding sequences:
- a CDS encoding homoserine dehydrogenase, protein MDYRSLKLALFGAGRVGSCVARFLLSNADELKIRTGGLDIELIGIGVKDLSKSRELDASYYTDDLEGLILRADVVIELIGGLHPAKELITRALQVGADVVSANKTLISEHGRELLALASSVGAQFLYEAAVCAAIPVIRPLKDSLSGDVIQKISGIVNGTTNFILDRMESTGDSLENALKVAQDLGYAESDPSADIEGHDAAAKATILASLAFHADIPRTLVYREGISNITQETISAARASNKFVRLLAICERMANDTDISVRVHPALIDRKHPLAAVRGNKNAIFVQAKLAGPLMFYGSGAGGLETASAILGDVVSIARRYKAGSIPTSEIWIDNRRKRSVKVSPIDLIKTRYQFVLFAIQSPEALAQIARTFAECKVLLDSLVQSRVDCSNLHTKLSESDVIMRLVVVTEVVTDSAISSVIVELKNCSHVVSIVSVMRIEQGGFEETGLALPETA, encoded by the coding sequence GTGGATTATAGGAGTCTAAAACTTGCACTATTCGGTGCTGGTCGGGTTGGCTCCTGCGTTGCACGTTTCCTGCTGAGCAATGCAGATGAACTAAAAATACGCACCGGGGGACTAGATATAGAGCTCATTGGGATCGGCGTAAAGGATTTGAGCAAAAGCCGTGAGTTGGATGCTTCGTACTATACCGATGATTTAGAGGGATTAATTCTCCGCGCGGATGTAGTGATTGAGTTGATAGGTGGCCTCCATCCTGCAAAGGAGCTTATAACAAGGGCTTTACAAGTAGGTGCAGATGTTGTAAGTGCAAATAAGACCCTTATCTCTGAGCATGGCCGTGAGCTTCTGGCATTGGCATCCAGCGTTGGCGCACAGTTTCTGTATGAAGCCGCTGTTTGTGCGGCAATTCCTGTTATACGCCCTCTTAAAGATTCTTTGAGTGGTGATGTTATACAAAAAATTTCGGGCATTGTAAACGGGACAACCAATTTTATTCTTGACAGAATGGAATCAACAGGGGATTCCCTCGAGAATGCACTAAAAGTTGCTCAGGATTTGGGTTACGCAGAGTCTGATCCCAGCGCAGATATAGAGGGGCATGATGCAGCCGCAAAGGCAACAATACTTGCCTCTTTAGCTTTTCATGCAGATATACCAAGAACTTTGGTGTACCGCGAAGGGATATCTAACATCACCCAGGAAACCATAAGCGCAGCAAGGGCGAGTAATAAATTCGTGAGGCTTTTGGCAATATGTGAGCGGATGGCAAATGACACTGATATTAGCGTCCGTGTGCATCCAGCGCTTATCGATCGCAAGCACCCCCTAGCTGCCGTGCGTGGCAATAAAAACGCAATTTTTGTACAGGCAAAGCTGGCTGGCCCACTCATGTTTTACGGCTCCGGCGCGGGAGGTCTAGAAACTGCTTCTGCCATCCTTGGTGATGTAGTGAGTATAGCCCGTAGATACAAGGCTGGATCTATCCCAACCTCCGAGATTTGGATAGATAATAGACGCAAGAGATCTGTGAAAGTGAGTCCGATAGATCTTATAAAAACCAGATATCAGTTTGTTTTATTTGCTATACAGTCTCCCGAGGCGCTTGCTCAGATTGCCAGGACATTCGCGGAATGTAAGGTGCTTTTGGATAGCCTGGTCCAGTCCCGGGTGGATTGTTCGAATCTACACACAAAACTCTCTGAGTCTGATGTAATAATGCGTCTGGTAGTTGTAACTGAGGTTGTTACAGACTCCGCCATATCCTCTGTAATTGTGGAGTTAAAAAATTGCTCGCATGTTGTGAGTATAGTAAGTGTTATGCGGATTGAACAGGGCGGTTTTGAAGAAACTGGCCTTGCGTTACCGGAAACGGCGTGA
- the prmC gene encoding peptide chain release factor N(5)-glutamine methyltransferase, with translation MFRDLLLWGTRRLSNSLSPRVESEILLSFACNISRECVMRHTLLSTGSVSPIEVEKYKKLIAQRSEGYPVQYLVRTSGFYEHDILVGPGALVPRPETEILVQRVLTELCTTGTLIRSVWDLGTGTGCITLALASRATDIEYLAVDKSNSAIQWAEKNLRHLRNVTIRKADFTVDSDLLALLSEFGPPDVVVANPPYLPQSVMHEKYEPYMALCGGGPEGLDLLRAVARASSIVLANSGLLFLEHLPDQSQSLRVSLEAMGFCDIESFCDLNDRLRFSSAKIIRLD, from the coding sequence TTGTTTAGAGATCTTCTGTTGTGGGGCACCCGGCGGCTTTCCAACTCGCTTTCGCCCAGGGTTGAATCTGAAATACTTCTAAGCTTTGCTTGCAATATTTCGCGAGAATGTGTTATGCGGCACACCCTCCTATCAACGGGCAGTGTTAGCCCTATTGAAGTGGAAAAATATAAGAAGCTTATCGCGCAACGTTCAGAGGGATATCCCGTACAGTATCTAGTCCGCACGTCTGGTTTTTACGAACATGATATTTTAGTGGGCCCTGGAGCTTTGGTTCCGCGCCCTGAAACGGAGATCCTGGTTCAAAGGGTGCTTACAGAATTGTGTACCACGGGAACACTGATCCGGTCTGTATGGGATTTGGGTACCGGAACTGGATGTATAACCCTCGCGCTTGCTTCGCGTGCTACTGATATTGAATACTTGGCTGTGGATAAAAGTAATTCGGCTATACAGTGGGCTGAGAAGAATTTGCGCCATCTAAGGAATGTCACAATTCGCAAAGCCGACTTTACCGTTGATAGTGATTTGCTAGCTTTACTAAGCGAATTTGGCCCCCCTGATGTTGTAGTTGCAAATCCTCCATATTTGCCCCAATCGGTGATGCATGAGAAATATGAGCCGTATATGGCACTCTGTGGGGGAGGCCCTGAAGGTCTAGACCTTCTTCGGGCAGTTGCGAGGGCTTCTTCGATTGTCCTGGCTAATTCCGGGCTTTTGTTCTTAGAACATTTACCCGATCAAAGTCAATCCCTACGCGTATCCCTTGAGGCCATGGGCTTTTGTGATATAGAGAGCTTTTGTGATCTTAACGATAGGCTTCGCTTTTCGTCTGCAAAGATCATTAGGCTGGATTAG
- a CDS encoding DivIVA domain-containing protein, protein MRKFLFRRTSPFALGYDKRQVDTFFSAAKVAYENSDPKLRSSLIRNITFKLRRRGYSPKQVDAALDRLERACIFKERQAYVALHGSQAWKEHVASRIQQIADRLQKPPRKRFIRENWGYEPNSVDRVLDRVLGYLRRTGTLSEDEVRSAVFRPSYRGYKTGHVDAYLDEVRLIIIMLEWR, encoded by the coding sequence GTGAGAAAATTCCTGTTTCGTCGGACCTCTCCCTTTGCGCTCGGATACGACAAACGGCAAGTTGACACGTTTTTTTCGGCTGCTAAGGTTGCTTATGAAAACTCTGACCCGAAACTCCGGTCTTCACTTATTAGAAATATTACTTTCAAGCTGAGAAGGCGCGGTTATTCTCCAAAGCAGGTTGATGCAGCTTTAGATCGTCTTGAACGGGCGTGTATTTTTAAAGAGCGACAGGCCTATGTTGCACTACATGGATCCCAGGCATGGAAAGAGCATGTTGCATCCAGAATTCAACAGATTGCAGACCGTCTTCAAAAACCGCCGAGAAAACGTTTTATCCGCGAAAATTGGGGGTACGAGCCTAATTCTGTTGATCGAGTGCTTGATCGAGTGCTTGGCTATTTACGTCGTACCGGCACCCTAAGTGAGGATGAAGTCCGCTCTGCGGTCTTTCGACCCTCGTACAGGGGGTACAAAACAGGTCATGTTGATGCGTATCTCGATGAAGTTAGATTGATTATCATCATGCTTGAATGGAGATAA
- the groL gene encoding chaperonin GroEL (60 kDa chaperone family; promotes refolding of misfolded polypeptides especially under stressful conditions; forms two stacked rings of heptamers to form a barrel-shaped 14mer; ends can be capped by GroES; misfolded proteins enter the barrel where they are refolded when GroES binds): MAKKITFNEDARRGLERGLNTLADTVKVTLGPRGRNVVLEKKWGAPVITNDGVTIAKEIELDDPYEKIGAELVKEVAKKTDDVAGDGTTTSVVLAQAMVREGLKNVAAGADPISLRRGIEKSVAAVSKALLTSAKEVETEAEIAACASISAGDPQIGDIIAQALEKVGKEGVVTVEESNTFGTELEITEGMRFDKGYLSAYFVTDAERQETVFENPYILICDSKISSVKDLLPVVDKVIQSGKQLLIIAEDVDGEALATLVVNKIRGIFKSVAVKAPGFGDRRKMMLQDIAVLTGGQVISEEVGLKLENATLDLLGRARKVVVSKDETTIVDGAGSSDQIAGRVSQIRKELENSDSDYDREKLQERLAKLSGGVAVIRSGAATEVELKERKHRIEDAVRNAKAAVEEGIVAGGGAALLQSGTSALKDLQLTSEEAVGRNIVRSAIEAPLRQISLNAGLEPGVVVGKVSSLPQGHGLDASTGEYVDMLSRGISDPVKVTRSALENAASIAGLFLTTEAVVAEKPEPKPAPGPADPGAGMDF; this comes from the coding sequence ATGGCTAAAAAAATCACTTTCAACGAGGATGCTAGACGTGGTCTTGAGCGTGGTCTCAACACATTGGCTGATACTGTAAAGGTCACCCTCGGGCCCAGGGGTCGCAATGTAGTTCTGGAAAAGAAGTGGGGTGCACCTGTAATAACAAATGACGGTGTGACAATCGCCAAGGAGATCGAGCTAGATGATCCGTACGAGAAGATTGGTGCAGAGCTTGTCAAGGAGGTTGCCAAGAAGACTGATGATGTTGCAGGTGACGGGACCACAACATCTGTTGTATTAGCCCAGGCTATGGTACGTGAGGGCCTCAAAAACGTGGCTGCTGGTGCTGATCCTATCAGTTTGCGCCGGGGTATTGAGAAGTCTGTTGCTGCGGTATCGAAAGCGCTTCTCACCTCCGCGAAAGAGGTTGAGACTGAGGCAGAAATCGCTGCCTGCGCCTCGATCTCTGCCGGGGATCCGCAGATAGGGGATATTATTGCCCAAGCACTCGAGAAGGTTGGCAAGGAAGGCGTTGTCACTGTCGAGGAGTCAAATACTTTCGGGACCGAACTCGAGATAACCGAGGGCATGCGTTTTGATAAAGGCTACCTTTCGGCTTATTTTGTAACCGATGCGGAGCGGCAGGAAACGGTTTTTGAGAACCCTTACATTCTTATTTGTGATAGCAAAATATCGAGTGTTAAAGATCTGCTCCCGGTTGTTGACAAGGTTATCCAGTCTGGTAAGCAACTTCTTATCATTGCTGAAGATGTCGACGGCGAGGCGCTTGCAACGCTCGTTGTTAACAAGATCCGCGGAATTTTCAAGTCTGTTGCCGTTAAGGCTCCCGGTTTCGGTGACCGTAGGAAGATGATGTTACAGGATATTGCCGTTCTTACAGGCGGTCAGGTCATTTCTGAGGAGGTCGGTCTAAAGCTCGAGAATGCCACTCTTGATCTTCTGGGTCGTGCCCGTAAGGTTGTTGTTAGCAAGGATGAGACGACAATTGTCGATGGTGCAGGGTCGTCTGATCAGATTGCTGGCCGCGTTTCGCAGATCCGGAAAGAGCTTGAGAATAGCGATAGTGACTATGACAGGGAAAAGCTACAGGAGCGCCTTGCTAAGCTATCGGGCGGTGTTGCTGTCATTCGTTCCGGTGCAGCGACTGAGGTTGAATTGAAAGAACGGAAACATCGCATTGAGGATGCGGTGCGTAATGCAAAAGCTGCTGTAGAAGAGGGGATTGTTGCAGGCGGTGGTGCTGCGCTTCTCCAGTCTGGCACTTCTGCCTTGAAGGATTTGCAGCTCACCTCGGAGGAGGCGGTTGGCCGAAATATCGTTCGTTCGGCTATAGAGGCGCCCCTCAGGCAGATATCGTTGAATGCTGGTCTTGAGCCTGGTGTTGTTGTTGGTAAGGTATCTTCTTTACCTCAGGGTCACGGTCTTGATGCATCAACGGGTGAGTACGTTGATATGCTTTCTAGGGGTATTTCAGATCCGGTAAAGGTTACGCGCTCTGCTCTTGAGAACGCTGCTTCTATAGCTGGGCTTTTTCTGACTACCGAAGCCGTTGTTGCCGAGAAGCCTGAGCCAAAGCCTGCTCCTGGCCCGGCCGATCCCGGTGCCGGGATGGATTTCTAA
- a CDS encoding L-threonylcarbamoyladenylate synthase, which translates to MPQTFNCNKDPLSAFRAAKRSISSGGVIVVPTDTVYGLAADAFQPEAVGRLLEIKGRTAAPPVLVGSIETFQAIVDVLPEPALALAKRFWPGPLTLVLRTRPGLLWGDTVAVRIPRHSFLLQLLDEIGPLAVSSANISGRRPALSVRSARGSLRDKPAMYIDGDRIDNPDRVPSSIVDLTDFCEDSAGRIFEGVSPKTAQPRLLRDGAIPWKSLEKAMQMKLVKQ; encoded by the coding sequence ATGCCACAGACTTTTAACTGCAACAAAGATCCACTGTCCGCTTTTCGCGCCGCCAAAAGGTCGATTTCATCGGGTGGTGTTATTGTTGTACCAACTGATACCGTGTATGGCCTTGCGGCTGACGCGTTTCAGCCTGAAGCGGTTGGTAGGCTTCTGGAAATAAAAGGCCGCACCGCGGCTCCTCCCGTTTTGGTTGGCAGTATAGAAACATTTCAAGCGATTGTTGATGTGCTTCCGGAGCCGGCATTGGCTCTTGCCAAGCGTTTCTGGCCTGGCCCTCTCACACTTGTTCTTCGTACAAGACCTGGTTTGCTGTGGGGTGACACGGTTGCAGTACGGATTCCTCGGCATAGTTTTTTGTTACAACTGCTGGATGAAATAGGCCCTTTGGCGGTTTCATCGGCGAATATATCTGGACGGCGACCAGCTCTTTCAGTTCGAAGTGCTAGGGGTTCTCTTAGGGATAAGCCTGCTATGTATATTGACGGTGACCGAATTGATAATCCAGATCGAGTGCCCTCTTCAATAGTTGATTTAACAGATTTTTGTGAAGATTCAGCCGGTCGAATTTTTGAAGGTGTGTCTCCTAAAACTGCCCAGCCACGCCTTCTGCGCGATGGCGCTATTCCGTGGAAATCTCTAGAAAAAGCCATGCAAATGAAGCTTGTGAAGCAGTGA
- a CDS encoding transglycosylase SLT domain-containing protein: MRSIRYKSLAWRLPRRELRKKEALRKRRGWPVRVAVATFTMTLLSGTPSGAYAFDDVYRSAWQGFENLQDLKKEGQTLALGGYFVSPHAQDSRAYTSRPLGSFSVLYKPVATSEIQSWALERVYASGWDYRQFTCLVLLWNKESGWNPYAMNRYSGAYGIPQALPGNKMKVAGDDWRTNPKTQVSWGLRYISARFGNPCGAWEHSVRKGWY, encoded by the coding sequence ATGCGGTCGATCAGGTACAAGTCACTCGCGTGGCGCCTTCCGCGCAGAGAGCTTCGTAAAAAGGAAGCTCTTCGAAAGCGCCGGGGTTGGCCTGTCAGGGTCGCGGTTGCCACATTTACGATGACCCTTTTGTCTGGCACCCCAAGTGGAGCGTACGCTTTTGATGATGTTTATCGCTCCGCCTGGCAAGGTTTTGAAAACCTGCAGGACCTGAAAAAGGAGGGTCAAACACTTGCTCTCGGGGGTTATTTCGTCTCACCGCATGCTCAGGACTCCAGGGCGTACACCTCAAGGCCACTTGGTTCTTTTAGCGTACTTTACAAGCCCGTCGCGACCAGCGAAATACAATCATGGGCCCTTGAAAGGGTTTATGCCTCTGGATGGGACTATAGGCAGTTTACATGCCTTGTTCTACTGTGGAACAAGGAATCTGGCTGGAACCCATACGCAATGAACAGATATTCTGGGGCGTATGGGATACCCCAAGCCCTCCCAGGTAACAAAATGAAAGTTGCTGGAGATGATTGGCGAACAAACCCAAAGACCCAAGTATCATGGGGTTTGAGGTACATATCTGCAAGGTTTGGCAACCCGTGTGGGGCATGGGAACATTCTGTGCGAAAGGGTTGGTACTAA
- the prfA gene encoding peptide chain release factor 1: MFETIDTLLREHSIIEDRLSRCDASPSEMKDLSLRYSKLSRVKAAYEEFQKISLDLSAARELADDDPGFLVEIPVLTEKLSDAQARLQSLLTRRDENDHRDVIMEIKGGEGGAESALFAADLLRMYAYFADSNGWKVEILSYSENTLGGYKDVQLAIRKTPSSTHGVWELLKYEGGVHRVQRVPATESQGRIHTSTTGVLVFPEVDAPGEIEITNDEIRIDVFRSSGPGGQSVNTTDSAVRITHLPTGIVVSCQNEKSQIQNRESAMRILRARLIAKRQDEIEKTTHAARKSQIRAMDRSERIRTYNFPENRVVDHRTGYKAYNLDQVLNGDVSQLIRSCIEADTDV, translated from the coding sequence GTGTTTGAGACCATAGATACCCTCTTGCGAGAGCATAGCATCATAGAAGACAGGCTCTCGCGCTGTGACGCAAGTCCGTCTGAAATGAAAGATTTGAGCTTGAGATATTCGAAGCTATCTCGGGTAAAAGCTGCCTATGAGGAGTTTCAGAAAATATCACTTGATCTGAGTGCCGCCCGCGAACTTGCGGATGATGATCCCGGATTTCTCGTAGAAATTCCTGTTCTTACGGAAAAGCTTTCTGACGCTCAGGCCAGACTGCAAAGCCTTTTAACTCGGAGAGATGAAAACGATCATCGTGATGTGATTATGGAGATAAAGGGTGGCGAGGGCGGTGCAGAGAGCGCGCTGTTTGCCGCTGACCTATTGAGAATGTATGCGTATTTTGCCGATTCAAACGGGTGGAAAGTTGAGATACTGAGCTACAGTGAAAACACATTGGGTGGCTACAAAGATGTTCAGCTTGCAATAAGAAAAACACCATCAAGCACGCATGGGGTTTGGGAGCTTCTCAAATACGAGGGTGGTGTACACAGGGTACAGAGAGTACCAGCTACAGAATCACAGGGCAGAATACATACATCGACAACCGGAGTTCTGGTCTTTCCTGAAGTCGATGCCCCGGGGGAAATCGAAATAACTAATGATGAAATCAGAATAGATGTCTTTAGATCATCAGGACCCGGAGGACAGTCTGTTAACACAACAGACTCAGCAGTCAGAATAACCCATCTCCCAACAGGAATTGTAGTCTCCTGCCAAAACGAGAAAAGCCAGATACAAAACCGAGAATCAGCAATGCGGATCCTGCGAGCGAGGCTTATTGCTAAACGCCAGGATGAAATTGAAAAAACTACTCATGCAGCGAGAAAAAGCCAGATACGGGCCATGGATCGCTCTGAGAGGATTAGAACCTATAACTTCCCAGAGAATCGCGTGGTTGACCATAGAACGGGCTATAAAGCGTATAACCTTGACCAAGTGTTGAATGGTGATGTCTCTCAGCTTATTCGGTCATGTATAGAGGCGGACACGGACGTTTAG
- a CDS encoding transcription termination factor Rho yields MSDGEDIRNLSLSKLRTLAIQRGIKSAYRYKKSDLLERLAAADKSVVDAADSPGESPITLDDLANAIPEGTPERQQTGDIRRVNEPDRVSITRERRGRSRRRRIEEGILDSSQLVPIAGVLDVLDSCAFIRTTGYSPGDSDIYVSLSQVKKYSLRKGDAVAGEVARVKSIDSYKQRHFPLVSVNTVNGLEFQQVTTRPAFESGMCVPPTRRLRITPKTAPVEKRIVDLVSPVAKGTRGLVRGPSKSGRTTVLHEIAAGLCEQNKELHLITLLVGIRPEEATHMSRTLRGEVVVSSMECSPEEQVGVAELVLERSKRLVEQGRDVLLIVDSMTHLGRAYALVGAPPSRLIGSAAELSALRPITSFFLSARCIENSGSITMLATVLSESESAFDRLVEYDLVAVSGMQLVLDKLASERRDFPAINPIRSSSRDEFTLLSASEQSEVKRLRVRSEGS; encoded by the coding sequence ATGTCTGATGGTGAGGATATTCGTAACCTCAGTCTTTCTAAATTACGCACTCTGGCGATTCAGAGGGGTATTAAGTCTGCCTACCGGTACAAGAAGAGCGATCTTTTAGAACGCCTGGCCGCCGCTGATAAGTCGGTTGTGGATGCCGCTGATTCGCCCGGAGAGAGTCCTATAACACTTGATGATCTGGCGAACGCTATACCGGAAGGTACGCCAGAGAGGCAGCAAACAGGCGATATCCGGCGTGTTAATGAGCCTGATCGGGTTAGCATAACTCGTGAGCGCCGTGGCAGGAGTCGGCGACGGCGGATCGAAGAAGGGATTTTAGACTCTTCACAGCTCGTTCCGATTGCAGGGGTTCTTGATGTACTGGATAGTTGTGCCTTTATACGAACTACCGGGTATTCTCCGGGGGATTCTGACATATATGTCTCACTGAGTCAGGTAAAAAAATATTCGCTCCGTAAAGGTGATGCAGTTGCCGGCGAGGTTGCCCGGGTAAAAAGTATTGATAGTTACAAACAGAGGCATTTTCCGCTTGTTAGTGTGAACACAGTAAATGGTTTAGAATTTCAGCAGGTAACTACTCGTCCGGCCTTTGAATCAGGTATGTGCGTGCCCCCTACGCGTCGCCTTAGAATAACACCAAAGACGGCCCCGGTCGAAAAGAGGATAGTTGATCTGGTATCGCCGGTGGCCAAAGGAACACGTGGCCTTGTTCGTGGACCAAGTAAAAGCGGTCGCACAACTGTTCTGCACGAAATCGCTGCCGGCCTGTGTGAGCAAAATAAAGAACTTCATCTGATTACTCTCCTTGTTGGTATAAGGCCCGAAGAGGCAACTCACATGTCCCGTACTTTGAGAGGTGAAGTGGTTGTATCCAGCATGGAATGCTCGCCCGAAGAACAAGTTGGCGTTGCAGAATTGGTTCTTGAGCGTTCTAAGCGTCTTGTTGAACAGGGTAGGGATGTTCTTCTTATTGTCGATTCGATGACCCATCTTGGTCGCGCCTATGCTCTTGTTGGTGCGCCACCAAGTCGCCTGATTGGATCCGCAGCGGAATTAAGTGCTTTGCGCCCGATCACAAGCTTTTTCCTTTCCGCACGCTGTATTGAAAATAGCGGCTCGATAACAATGCTTGCCACAGTTCTTAGTGAAAGCGAGAGTGCGTTTGACCGATTGGTTGAATATGATCTTGTTGCTGTGAGCGGCATGCAGCTTGTTTTGGATAAACTGGCCTCTGAGCGCCGAGATTTTCCAGCCATTAACCCCATACGGAGTTCTAGTAGGGATGAATTTACTCTCCTGAGTGCTTCTGAACAGAGTGAGGTGAAAAGGCTTAGAGTGCGCAGCGAGGGCTCGTGA
- the thrC gene encoding threonine synthase: MYFRGIINEYRSRLGLDADLKVVTLGEGNTPLVYSEALSSLTASSVWLKFDGANPTGSFKDRGMTVAVSKAVNSGVRTVICASTGNTSASAAAYSAAAGIECVVLIPEGFVSHGKLCQAVAHGARVLQIRGNFDSCLRVARELAEIHPVHLVNSINPDRISGQKTAAFEIIDALGDAPDYHYLPVGNAGNYTAYYLGYSEEKVRGNSTHIPRIFGFQASGAAPIVSGHIVENPQSIATAIRIGNPASWKQALHAQHACNGYFGSIDDSGILEAQKLLARTCGLFVEPASAISVAGLLASKPPEGSSVVCTLTGHGLKDQQLAFRKSDGTEYSLPSLPGDSQSIASYLNLA, translated from the coding sequence ATGTATTTTAGAGGGATTATCAACGAGTACAGATCACGCCTGGGGCTTGACGCGGACCTTAAGGTTGTTACCCTTGGTGAGGGTAATACCCCCCTTGTGTATTCAGAAGCTCTGTCGAGCCTAACTGCCTCTTCTGTGTGGTTAAAGTTTGATGGCGCTAACCCAACTGGGTCGTTCAAAGATAGAGGTATGACAGTTGCCGTATCAAAAGCTGTGAATTCGGGCGTGCGCACGGTTATTTGCGCATCAACAGGTAACACTTCTGCTTCAGCCGCAGCTTATTCCGCCGCTGCAGGTATAGAGTGCGTTGTTCTCATCCCCGAGGGCTTCGTAAGTCATGGTAAGTTGTGCCAGGCTGTCGCACACGGCGCGAGAGTTTTGCAGATTAGAGGAAATTTTGATTCATGCCTCAGAGTGGCTAGGGAGCTCGCAGAAATTCACCCCGTACACCTTGTAAACTCAATAAATCCAGACCGTATAAGCGGACAAAAAACTGCTGCGTTTGAGATAATTGATGCCCTGGGGGATGCGCCAGATTACCATTATCTTCCTGTTGGTAATGCTGGTAATTACACGGCATACTATCTTGGATACAGTGAAGAGAAAGTTCGTGGAAACAGTACCCATATTCCGCGTATTTTCGGCTTTCAGGCAAGTGGTGCTGCTCCGATTGTCTCAGGGCATATTGTTGAAAATCCGCAGTCAATAGCAACTGCTATTCGTATTGGCAATCCGGCTTCTTGGAAACAGGCTCTGCATGCCCAACACGCGTGTAATGGTTATTTTGGGAGTATAGATGATTCAGGCATCCTCGAGGCACAGAAATTATTGGCACGCACTTGTGGGTTATTTGTTGAACCGGCCAGTGCGATAAGCGTTGCAGGCCTTCTTGCCTCAAAACCCCCAGAGGGCAGTAGTGTTGTGTGCACTCTAACTGGCCATGGATTGAAGGATCAACAGCTGGCCTTTCGTAAATCTGATGGCACAGAGTATTCCCTTCCGTCATTACCCGGTGATTCGCAATCAATAGCTTCATATTTGAATCTCGCGTGA
- the thrB gene encoding homoserine kinase: MRLEGCRNLSFTVKVPATSANLGPGFDSLGLALGMYSTLKVEILDVPGITIETRGSSQFPSDDSNLIVRSLLHVFASRGFTAPGLRLVSDFDFPPGRGLGSSAAAISSAVLAAQRIMSHASYPHDSAESFILATDIEGHPDNIAAALFGGLTIAWLRGSGEKTVSPSYRHDSSARQGTEPAYKKLVPHRAIRPVIFVPVNQQMSTVVARGLQPFSVPYTDAVFNLSRSALLVAALTQSPDVLLEATEDRLHQNYRADAMPETFSLIEHLRHAKLAAVVSGAGPSILVLTVDPAERLKAIDVVTSHAKGQWEHFMPAIDFEGARIFDGHDPLGPFS, encoded by the coding sequence GTGAGATTGGAGGGTTGTAGGAATTTGAGTTTCACAGTTAAAGTCCCCGCGACAAGTGCAAATCTTGGCCCTGGGTTTGATTCGCTGGGCCTTGCCCTCGGCATGTACAGCACACTCAAGGTTGAGATTCTTGATGTTCCTGGGATTACGATAGAAACGCGGGGTTCCTCTCAATTTCCCTCTGATGACTCTAATCTAATAGTCAGGTCTTTGTTGCATGTCTTTGCATCCAGGGGTTTTACCGCACCCGGACTTCGCCTCGTGTCGGATTTTGATTTTCCTCCAGGACGGGGTCTTGGGTCGTCAGCAGCTGCAATATCTTCTGCGGTTCTTGCGGCACAGCGAATTATGTCTCATGCCTCGTATCCGCATGATAGTGCCGAGAGCTTTATTCTTGCAACAGATATAGAGGGCCATCCAGACAATATTGCAGCAGCGCTATTCGGTGGTCTTACAATAGCCTGGCTGCGTGGCTCTGGCGAAAAGACCGTTTCCCCTTCTTATAGACATGATTCCTCAGCCCGGCAAGGCACAGAGCCTGCATATAAAAAACTCGTGCCACACAGGGCCATCCGGCCTGTTATTTTTGTTCCGGTTAATCAGCAGATGTCAACTGTGGTCGCTCGTGGTCTGCAGCCATTTTCTGTTCCGTACACTGATGCCGTTTTCAATCTCTCCAGGTCTGCTTTATTAGTCGCAGCTTTGACGCAGAGTCCTGATGTTCTTCTAGAGGCAACTGAAGATCGATTGCACCAGAATTACCGTGCTGATGCTATGCCTGAAACATTCTCACTTATAGAACATTTGAGACATGCCAAACTTGCTGCAGTTGTATCTGGCGCTGGTCCGTCTATCCTTGTTTTAACTGTCGATCCTGCTGAACGCCTGAAGGCAATTGATGTGGTTACCTCTCATGCCAAAGGTCAATGGGAGCATTTTATGCCTGCTATTGATTTTGAAGGTGCTAGAATTTTCGATGGGCATGACCCTCTAGGACCCTTCTCTTGA